A section of the Leptospira kobayashii genome encodes:
- a CDS encoding phosphoribosyl-AMP cyclohydrolase: protein MISPPKNANIVLLEKNRSESFSYHLEISDYDNTILWLNRHKADPDYQLYVDCDDDCFLATTDLSITKDEYVSIWKEGKVLVSDSELGRLLTLAPELFPFLAVDESGQELMLAWGKRTSLEQALQTGIGTYFSRSRNKPWVKGEESGHLQNLKEIYISENPYYIMYRTNQKGAACHTGYYSCFFRQIEQDDQVKLVYNNKVGE, encoded by the coding sequence ATGATCTCTCCTCCTAAAAATGCAAACATAGTTCTATTGGAAAAAAATAGATCGGAATCTTTTTCCTATCATTTGGAAATTTCCGACTATGATAATACGATCCTTTGGTTGAACCGACATAAAGCCGATCCCGATTATCAATTGTATGTCGATTGTGACGATGATTGTTTTTTGGCAACGACGGATCTTTCTATAACTAAGGATGAATATGTTTCCATTTGGAAAGAAGGAAAAGTGTTGGTTTCCGATTCGGAACTCGGCCGATTATTAACACTTGCCCCTGAACTTTTCCCTTTTCTTGCAGTGGATGAATCCGGACAAGAACTGATGTTAGCTTGGGGAAAAAGAACCTCGTTAGAACAGGCTTTGCAGACGGGAATAGGAACTTATTTCAGCAGGTCCCGCAACAAACCTTGGGTCAAAGGTGAAGAATCCGGTCATTTGCAAAATCTGAAAGAGATTTATATTTCTGAGAATCCTTATTATATCATGTATCGCACGAACCAGAAAGGTGCTGCCTGTCATACAGGATATTACTCCTGTTTTTTTCGGCAGATAGAACAGGATGATCAAGTCAAACTAGTATATAATAACAAGGTTGGAGAGTGA
- a CDS encoding adenylate/guanylate cyclase domain-containing protein, whose protein sequence is MATQAEQILKEKEIQGIVFSLYGKVFVSFLVLIVTFFVAQTLYEVLMISLVNLGLMFVMAIMIRLIKKNKAVFYIGLFCISIDLIIITLLPFVWYNSVGGESVPRTYLIKTYTHYIIAGTLILNAFTIQPIYPLLYSLGVVLSQAWILLYAKADPRFLSTESFKEALLGSAAHVNNYIMNMGVIGILGFFLAYLTFRIRKTVLVAASNEVKSSQLSRYFSPNVINEIDTAEESFFQPGGKEMNVAVMFCDIAGFTQMSEQLGPEKTMSFLSEYHSQMMGAIFEHRGTLDKFIGDGMLVTFGTPKPSPEDAKNAILAGLAMQKKVTDWNEKRITINEKPISIRIGIHHGAVIVGNVGISTRLEYTVIGDAVNVASRIESMGKEVKKSFLISKDLFDEVKDISSIPAKFKSLGSFALRGKAKTTEILSVEI, encoded by the coding sequence ATGGCAACGCAAGCGGAACAAATTTTAAAAGAAAAAGAGATCCAAGGTATCGTTTTCAGTCTTTATGGAAAGGTATTCGTTTCTTTTTTGGTCTTGATTGTAACCTTTTTCGTTGCCCAGACATTGTACGAAGTTCTTATGATCAGCCTGGTCAATCTTGGCTTAATGTTTGTTATGGCAATTATGATCCGACTGATAAAGAAAAACAAGGCAGTTTTTTATATCGGGTTGTTTTGTATTTCCATCGATTTGATCATTATCACGTTATTGCCTTTTGTTTGGTACAATTCCGTGGGAGGCGAGTCCGTCCCCAGGACTTATTTGATCAAAACATACACCCATTATATCATCGCGGGCACATTGATACTAAATGCATTTACGATTCAACCCATTTATCCTTTGTTATATTCATTAGGAGTTGTATTGAGTCAGGCTTGGATTTTATTATATGCTAAAGCCGATCCAAGATTTTTAAGTACGGAAAGTTTTAAAGAAGCGCTTCTCGGAAGTGCCGCCCATGTAAATAACTATATTATGAATATGGGAGTCATCGGCATTTTGGGATTCTTTCTGGCATATTTGACATTTCGTATCAGAAAAACAGTGTTAGTTGCCGCTTCCAACGAAGTAAAGTCGAGTCAACTTTCCCGTTATTTTTCCCCTAATGTTATCAATGAAATAGATACTGCGGAGGAAAGTTTTTTCCAACCTGGCGGAAAAGAGATGAATGTGGCTGTTATGTTTTGCGATATTGCCGGATTCACTCAGATGTCGGAGCAACTCGGTCCTGAGAAAACAATGTCTTTCTTATCGGAATATCACTCTCAAATGATGGGAGCGATTTTCGAACATAGAGGAACATTGGATAAGTTCATTGGTGATGGAATGCTTGTCACTTTCGGAACTCCAAAACCATCTCCGGAGGATGCTAAGAATGCAATTCTTGCGGGGCTTGCCATGCAGAAAAAAGTAACGGATTGGAATGAAAAACGTATTACTATAAACGAAAAACCGATTTCCATTCGAATTGGAATCCATCACGGTGCAGTCATCGTAGGAAATGTCGGAATTTCCACAAGACTCGAATACACTGTGATAGGCGATGCTGTAAATGTTGCCAGTAGAATAGAATCAATGGGAAAGGAAGTGAAAAAATCCTTTTTAATTTCCAAAGATCTTTTTGATGAAGTGAAAGATATCAGTTCTATTCCTGCCAAATTCAAATCTTTGGGAAGTTTCGCTCTTCGGGGCAAAGCAAAAACTACTGAAATTTTATCTGTGGAAATTTGA